The Orrella daihaiensis genome contains the following window.
TCAAAAAAGGTCAGATAGTGGCCGTTAAACACGATCCACTGTGGATCACACTCAACCCAGCGTACTCGGTGAAAATAGACAAACTTGAAATCCGATTTCATCAGCACACCCTGTGATCGCAATAATCGTTTTATTTGACAAACGAGCTACTATACGTTTCTTTCATGATACTGACATCTACTGATCGCTGAGCGTGACTAAGTTGTGATTCCTGAGCTTACCCATTGCGTCAGCAGCAAGTTGTTGGGGAATTTATTGTGAGTCGTCTAATTCTGACGCTAGATAGATACATCACTGGCGTTTCATGGGCAGTGGCCTCTTTCTTGTTGGCCATCATCAGTTGTCTTGGCTTATGGCAAGTCGTGGCTCGCTTTGTATTGTCGCAACCCTCGACCTGGACCGAAGAGATCATGCGCAGGCTTTTGATCTGGTGCGTGATGCTAGGTGTTGTGGTCGCCTTACGCCAAGGGGTGCTCGTGTGCGTTGACCTGGCGTTACGCATGACCACAGGCCGATGGCACACTGCGGTACGGTGGTTTGTAACCCTTGCAACCGCCTCATTTCTGGCCACGATTGTGTATTTTGGGGTGCAGCTTGCCTATCGTGTGCGGTTTCAAACTTTTGCCAGCATCGATATCTCAATTGCCTGGGCTTACGCAGCGGTCCCAGTCGGGGCAACACTGGCCATCGTGGCCGTCATGGCTCATCATCTAGACCCTAAAAAGCCAGACGCACGTGCGATGGCTGCTGGCGACTAATCGGGGTAATCAGATATGCCGATCACCCTCTTGATCACCATGTTGCTGGGCTTTGCGCTCAGCGTCTCAATCGCCGTTTCCATCGGAGGTGCAGCCGTACTTGGCTTAGCCATCTTTGATAACAGCAGACTCATCATGGCGCCAAAGGAGATGTTTAGCGCCATCGACAAATTTCCTTTGGCTGCCATACCCTTTTTTATTCTGGCAGGTAACCTCATGGAACGTGGCGGCATTTCTGGACGCCTGGTTGATTTTGCCAAGAGTCTGGTCGGTGGCGTGCAAGGCGGGCTGCCCATGACGACCGTACTGACGTGCATGATCTTTGCAGCCGTCTCCGGGTCTTCAGTAGCAACTACCTTTGCCATTGGTGCCATCCTGATCCCGGCCTTGGTCAAGCACGGCTATCCCCGGCCCTACACGGCCGCCTTGCAGGCCACTTCGGCTGAATTAGGCGTAGTCATCCCGCCATCCATCCCCATGATTCTGTTTGGAGTGGCTGCCGAAGTCTCGATTGGCGAGCTCTTTATCGCCGGGATCGGACCGGGGATTCTAATCAGTATTGCTTTGATGCTGTTTGTGCACCTTTACTGCCGCTTTAAAGGCTGGGGAAAGAACGACGGTGATGGTCGCTTGTCGGTGACGAGCGCCACCCTGAAAGCCGGTTGGGCACTGCTCATGCCCGTGATTATTCTTGGCGGCATTTATGGCGGAATCTTCACGCCTACTGAGGCGGCAGTTGTGGCCGTGTTTTATGCACTGATCGTGGGTATGCTGCTGCATCGCGAACTGAGCTGGCGTGACATCATTGATTGCCTAAAAAAATCAGTGGTCTCAAGTGCAGTCATCATGTTCATCATTGCAAACGCAGGGCTGTTTGCCTTCATCATCACGCGCGCGGGTATCCCTGAAGCGATCGGCGAGTGGCTAACTACCATGCTGACTTCGCCAGCGATGTTCCTGATTGGCGTGAACGTCGCCCTATTCGTGATTGGCATGTTCATCGAAACATCAGCTGCCATCATTGTGCTGGCGCCCATCCTGACACCTGTGGCAATCTACTTTGGTGTGGATCCGATCCACTTCGGCATCATCATGGTCGTCAATCTTGCGCTGGGCATGATCACCCCGCCATTTGGCGTGAATTTATTTGCAGCATGCACAGTCGCGCAGGTCTCGCTAGAAAAAGTAATCAAGTACCTCGTGCCATTTGTACTGACCATCATCAGTTGCTTGATGCTGATTTCCTATGTGCCACAAATCAGCCTGACACTCAGAGACCTGGTCTATTCACAGACCCCGGCCACGGCACCAGCACCAGCATCGGCTCCACTGACCCCCGCCGGCCCAACACCCTCGGTCACTCCCTCTGTGGCTCCCTCTGTAGGTCCCTCCTTGGGCCCATCGCCTGTCAGTCCATCCCCGATCGGACCGTCTCCGGTTGGTCCGTCGCCCGTTGCGCCATCGCCTGTTGCACCAAGCCCGATCGGACCTACACCGATTGCACCCACGCCGATAGCCCCATCGCCCGCACCGAACTAATACATCCTAACGGAGTACCTCATGCCAGCACCCAACCCACAAAAAACCTATGTACTGCTGCACGGTGCCTGGCATGGTGCCTGGTGCTGGCAGCGAGTCACCCCGATATTGCAAGCCGCGGGGCACAGGGTCTTCACCCCCACTCAAACGGGCTTGGGTGAGCGTAGTCATTTATTGAATGCCAGCGTCAATCTTGAGACCTTTGCCCAGGACTTAACCAATGTGCTGCTGTGGGAGGATCTGAACGACGTGATTCTAGTGGGTCACAGTTTTGCAGGTAATGCGATTACCGCGGCAGCAGACCGTATGCCTGAACGGATTCGTCATCTCGTCTATCTTGATGCGCTGATTCCTGAGTCTGGCAAGAGTGTGTTCTCGTTGTTGCCAGCCGAGGTGGCGCAAGGCCGACGTGACCTTGCGCAAAGAACTTCCGGCGGGCTGACGATCCCAGTACCTGGCCCAGATAAGCTTGGCGTGTTTGACGAGGCTGATGCTGCGTGGCTGAAAACCAAGTGCACCCCACACCCGATTGCCACCTACGAGGATGCGCTCACCTTCACAAACCCACCGGGCAATGGCCTGCCCACCACCTATATTGCCGTGACACCGCATTACGGACCAACCACCGCAAGCCGTGACTACGCCAAGACCAGAGATGATTGGACTTACCTAGAGATCGAGGCTGGCCACGATGCGATGGTGACGTCACCGGCGGCATTGAATGAGATTCTTTTGGGAATCGAATAGGACGGCACAGATAAAAAATCGCTCGCAATAAAACGTCAGGCAGATGCGGGCTTAGAGCTGATCCGCATCTGGATGACACGAGATGAGAAACTGCAACATCTCTGTGCCATCGCGGCCTTGGTAGAACCGTACCATCTTCTCGTTGAAAGCCTGAGCTTTGCCAGCCGGCACGCTGATAGCATCGATGCCGCTAGACATCAAAACGCCGTTCATCATGAAGCGCGACGTTCTTTTATTGCCATCAAAAAAGAACTGCTGCAAAGCACCAAACAGAAAAAACGCCAAGGCGCGTTCAAATGGTGGGCAAGCATCCAATTGTTCGACGCCCGCATCAAACACCTGGTTTAACACTGGTGCGCCCGACGCAGTGGCAATCGGCGTAAACAAGCCGGCTTCACCCAAGCCCACATTGGGTGTGTAGTTGGTTTCTTGGCCTTCGCCACGAAACAGACCCCACTCAAGCGCTTCGTTGCGCGCCACGATCCCATTGAGCTCGGTGAACACTGACTTGGAAAGTTTGAACTCGCCGGCCTTGACCAAGGCAAGCAGGCGCTTGGCGCTTTCAGCAAGGTTTACGATTTGCGCCTGATCGGTCAGCTTGCGTCCGCCTACTGTCACACCATCTAACAGTGTTTTCACTTCCGGAAACGTAAACGGATTTCCCTCCAATACCCCTGCATCCCACACAAACTCTGGCAACATTTTGTGAAACCGAAAGCAGACACGCTCCGTAGAATGCACAGGCACATGCCCCGGCACTAGTGACCGGTCCCACCTAAATCCAAGGGCGTCAAACAGCGACATCGAATTTCACCTAAGTTAGCAATACTCTAATGATACCGGGATGTGAAACATTCCAAGAATTTCCTGGCAGAGTCACCCCACTTGGACATTTTTAAACCCCTGAATTCCGCTCGATTGATCTTTTTCAGAGCGAGTCTCTGTTTACGATCGACCCCTGCATTGCGACGCTTGGTTCATCAAAGTCTGAACATAACTTTTAAACCTCAAGCTCATTTAAAATTTCGTTTAATAAAGCATTACTTAGTAACTCTGATGCTCCATGTTAAGGTTTTATGTAGCTTGCATCGTATGTACTGTTTTGGTGCAAGCCCTCAATCAAGCTTGGGTTCATCACCCAAGCTTGTCAAACCGTCCAACGTAAGCGTGTGACAGCAGTGCACGGCAGCAACATTGGCCTGTACGACACGACCAAGGAGGATCGCGTGAGCGACAATACAACCGACAAAAACTCTGACTATATGAAACCTGATGGTGAGGTCAATCCAATCGACACCGACTATACGATCGGACAAGACAACATCGTCATGAACGTTGGCCCATTTGGGCTCGATATCCACAACCGCGTCTTTGGTGTCTCAGCACTGCTCATCATTGCCTTTGTGCTTTTGACCATGACGTTTCAGGATCAGGCCGAGCCTCTTTTCGGTGATCTGCGTGGCTGGCTGACATCAAACCTCGACTGGTTCTTCATCACCGCTGGCAATATATTTGTTCTGGTCTGCCTGGTGATTGCATTTTCTCCGCTGGGCCGGGTGCGCATCGGTGGCACCCAGGCCAAGCCAGACTATTCGTATTTGGGCTGGTTCTCAATGCTATTTGCCGCGGGCATGGGTATTGGCTTGATGTTTTACGGGGTATCTGAGCCACTGTCGCACTTCAGCAGTTCGGTCGGCGGCATTGCTACAGAAAACGGTATTCGCACAGACTGGGCACCTTTGGGAGCAGCAGCCGGTGACAACGCCGCTGCCACCCAATTGGCCATGGCAGCGACCATCTATCACTGGGGTCTGCACCCCTGGGCGATCTATGCCGTGCTGGCATTGGGCCTGGCGATTTTTTCCTTTAACAAAGGCTTGCCGCTGACCATCCGCTCGGTCTTCTACCCAATTCTGGGAGAACGTATCTGGGGATGGCCGGGCCACGTGGTGGATATTCTGGCAGTGATGGCCACGATGTTCGGTCTGGCTACCTCATTGGGCCTGGGCTCATCGCAAGCCGCAGCCGGTCTGCACTTTCTGTTTGATGTGCCGCTAGGCGACACCACCCAGATACTGCTAGTGATTGGCATCACCGCGATTGCGATGGCTTCGGTGCTCGCGGGCCTGGAGGCCGGTGTCAAGCGCCTATCCGAGATCAACATGGTGTTGGCGGTGGTACTACTGTTATTTGTGCTGGTGGTGGGCCCGACGCTTGCCATTGTGACCGGCTTCTTTCAGAACCTCTGGTCGTACCTAGAATACCTGCCAGCTCTTGGCAATCCAATGGGCCGGGAGGACACCAATTTCTCGCAGGGGTGGACCGCCTTCTACTGGGCCTGGTGGATCTCCTGGTCACCCTTTGTCGGCATGTTTATCGCGCGGGTCTCACGTGGTCGCTCGGTGCGTGAGTTCATCATTTCAGTGCTCATTGTGCCATCGCTGGCCTGCGTCCTGTGGATGACGGTGTTTGGCAACACCGCAATTTCACAAGTCGTTAACCAAGGTTATCTGGCAGTCACCGAAGGTGAGTTGCCCTTGCAGATCTTTCTCATGCTCGAAGGCCTACCGTTACATTCAATCACCTCGTTTGTGGCCATCATCTTGGTCGTGGTGTTCTTTGTGACTTCATCGGACTCTGGGTCACTGGTCATTGACGTGATTTCCTCTGGCGGTAAAGTGGAGTCACCCGCACCGCAACGAGTGTTCTGGTGCACGTTCGAGGGCTTGGTAGCCATTGCTTTGATTCTGGGTGGTGGTTTGGTGGCCCTCCAAGCCATGGCTGTCTCAACCGGGTTTCCGTTTGCGATCGTGCTCTTGATTGCCACCGCCTCACTAATCAAGGGCTTGATCAGTGAACCCAAAATCGGCAAAGGATAAAGGCTAATGGAAAGCGAACAACTTGAGGTACTCGACTTCTTGCAGCGACACCTGCCGTTTACGGCATTGCCCGAAGATACGCTGCACGAGGTGGCGCGTGCCATTGATGTTCGCTATTTCAAGGCCGACTCCTCCATACTCACGTTCGGTGAGCCAGCGCACAACTGGTTCATCGTTCGAAGTGGCGCCGTCGAGATCTTCCGCCGGGACGGTACGCTCTACAACCGCTTAACCGAAGGTGGTCATTTCGGCGAAGCAGGTTTGCTACAACAACGGCGTCAAGTTCGCTTCCCAGCCCATGCGCTTGAAGACACACTGCTCTATGTCCTGCCGGGCGAGATGTTTATCGATCTGTTTGAACAGCATGAGGCCTTTGCTGATTTGGTTGAAGTCGAGGATCACTCGAGGCTGCGCACGGTAGTCTCCAAAAGTGAGCAAGCCAATGAATTGATGTCAGCATCAGTTGAAAGCCTGTTGGTGCGGGGAGCTGTGATCGCAGACCCGACTCTGTCGGTCTCAGCAGCTGCCGCTCGCATGACGGAAGAAGGCGTGTCTTCACTGTTGATCATTGAAGCTGACGCTCCAGTTGGCATTATCACAGACCGTGACATCCGCACCCGAGCGGTGGCACATAGCATGGCACTTGACAAGCCTGTTCGCGAAATCATGACTGAACAGCTTGTGACCGTACGTCATGACCACTTAGCGTTTGAAGCCATGAACATCATGATGCGCAATAACGTCCACCATCTGCCGGTACTCAAACACCAGCAAGCCATCGGCGTGCTGTCCTTGTCTGACATCATTCGCTACGAATCGCGCAATAGTCTCTTTGTGGTGGGTCGCATCTTCCATCAGCAAAACGTTGATGACCTCGCGGCCTTGACTGAAGAAGTGCAAGCAAGCTTCGTACGCATGGTCAGAGAAGACTTCAGCGCAAAAATTATCGGCAGTGCCATGGCAGCGATCGGACGAAGCTTTAAACAACGGCTGCTAGAGCTTGGCGAAGCCGAACTAGGCCCACCCCCGATTCCGTATTGTTTTCTGGCGCTCGGCAGCATGGCCAGGCAAGAGCAACTGATTGTCACCGACCAGGATAACGCCATGATTCTGGACAACCGATTTGACCCGGTCAGACATGATGCATACTTTGCTGCATTAGCAAAGTTTGTCAGCGATGGCTTGGCGCGTTGTGGCTACCCCTATTGCACAGGTGAGGTGATGGCAACCAACCCTAAGTGGCGCCAGCCCCTGTCGGTCTGGCAGGGTTACTTTAAAACCTGGATTGAGTCGCCCACTGCCGCCTCGTTATTGGACAGCAGTATCTTTTTTGACCTCGACGGCGTGCATGGTCGTACCGAGTTCGCCGAAACCTTGCGGGTGCTGATTGCTAAAACGGCCAAAGGTAATTCCCGGTTTCTGGCAAGCATGGCCAGAAACGCTCTGCAGCGCACGCCCCCAATCGGGTTCTTTAAAGAATTTGTTGTCGAGCCTGATGGTCGTCACACCCGTGCCATTAATCTCAAGCGTCGCGGTACGGCGCCGCTGACCGACCTCATCCGGGTGCATGCTCTAGCGATCGGCTCACGTAGCCGCAACTCATTTGATCGGGTCGCTGACATCATTAAAGCCGGTATCTTGCCTAACGGTCGCGGCCAAGATCTGCATGATGCGCTCGAATTCATCTCCATGGCGCGCGCACGCAATCACGCCAATGAAATCACCTCAGGCCAGCAAGCTGACAACAGCATCGAGCCAGACATGCTGTCGGACTTTGAGCGTAAAAGTCTACGCGATGCATTCCTGATTTTGGGTAACGCCCAGAAGTTTCTTAAATTCCGCTACCAGCCTGGCCGGCTGAATTAAAGGAGAAGTCTGTGCTGCATGGCGGCCTGCTGCGATTGCCCACTGACAACCGGATTCCTGCCCAGGGCGCATGCGACTGGCGCGGACGATTTGCAGTGCTGGCGCAACAGACCAAGGATGAGCGGCTAAAGGCTTACTATGCAGCTGGCATGCCAGCAGGCAATACGCCACTGAAAAACGTACCACTGATGGCCATGGACGTAGAAACTACCGGACTAAACCCCGCCAAAGACGGTATCGTCAGCGTGGGCATATTACCAATGTCAATTGACCGCATTCAGTCAAGCGCTTCACGCCACTGGATTGTGCAGCCGCATGTACCACTGGCCGATGAATCAGTGACCATTCACGGCATTACCCACTCGCAAGTAGCTGATGCACCCGAACTGGCTGATATTCTGGGTGACTTGCTTCACGCCATTGCTGGCCATGTCCTGGTTGTTCATTGCCGTGCTATTGAGCGCCAGTTTCTAAACAATGCGCTAACCCGTTTGATCCATGAGCCTATCGAAATTCCGATGATTGACACCATGGAACTCGAAGCCCGTCTGCATCGCAAT
Protein-coding sequences here:
- a CDS encoding cell filamentation protein Fic, whose translation is MLPEFVWDAGVLEGNPFTFPEVKTLLDGVTVGGRKLTDQAQIVNLAESAKRLLALVKAGEFKLSKSVFTELNGIVARNEALEWGLFRGEGQETNYTPNVGLGEAGLFTPIATASGAPVLNQVFDAGVEQLDACPPFERALAFFLFGALQQFFFDGNKRTSRFMMNGVLMSSGIDAISVPAGKAQAFNEKMVRFYQGRDGTEMLQFLISCHPDADQL
- a CDS encoding TRAP transporter small permease, coding for MSRLILTLDRYITGVSWAVASFLLAIISCLGLWQVVARFVLSQPSTWTEEIMRRLLIWCVMLGVVVALRQGVLVCVDLALRMTTGRWHTAVRWFVTLATASFLATIVYFGVQLAYRVRFQTFASIDISIAWAYAAVPVGATLAIVAVMAHHLDPKKPDARAMAAGD
- a CDS encoding alpha/beta fold hydrolase, which codes for MPAPNPQKTYVLLHGAWHGAWCWQRVTPILQAAGHRVFTPTQTGLGERSHLLNASVNLETFAQDLTNVLLWEDLNDVILVGHSFAGNAITAAADRMPERIRHLVYLDALIPESGKSVFSLLPAEVAQGRRDLAQRTSGGLTIPVPGPDKLGVFDEADAAWLKTKCTPHPIATYEDALTFTNPPGNGLPTTYIAVTPHYGPTTASRDYAKTRDDWTYLEIEAGHDAMVTSPAALNEILLGIE
- a CDS encoding 3'-5' exonuclease, with amino-acid sequence MLHGGLLRLPTDNRIPAQGACDWRGRFAVLAQQTKDERLKAYYAAGMPAGNTPLKNVPLMAMDVETTGLNPAKDGIVSVGILPMSIDRIQSSASRHWIVQPHVPLADESVTIHGITHSQVADAPELADILGDLLHAIAGHVLVVHCRAIERQFLNNALTRLIHEPIEIPMIDTMELEARLHRNQPPPSWWDRVVRKKQYRPVSIRLADSRKRYGLPFYKPHHALTDALATAELLQAQVAHRYSPETPLDDLWC
- a CDS encoding BCCT family transporter; amino-acid sequence: MSDNTTDKNSDYMKPDGEVNPIDTDYTIGQDNIVMNVGPFGLDIHNRVFGVSALLIIAFVLLTMTFQDQAEPLFGDLRGWLTSNLDWFFITAGNIFVLVCLVIAFSPLGRVRIGGTQAKPDYSYLGWFSMLFAAGMGIGLMFYGVSEPLSHFSSSVGGIATENGIRTDWAPLGAAAGDNAAATQLAMAATIYHWGLHPWAIYAVLALGLAIFSFNKGLPLTIRSVFYPILGERIWGWPGHVVDILAVMATMFGLATSLGLGSSQAAAGLHFLFDVPLGDTTQILLVIGITAIAMASVLAGLEAGVKRLSEINMVLAVVLLLFVLVVGPTLAIVTGFFQNLWSYLEYLPALGNPMGREDTNFSQGWTAFYWAWWISWSPFVGMFIARVSRGRSVREFIISVLIVPSLACVLWMTVFGNTAISQVVNQGYLAVTEGELPLQIFLMLEGLPLHSITSFVAIILVVVFFVTSSDSGSLVIDVISSGGKVESPAPQRVFWCTFEGLVAIALILGGGLVALQAMAVSTGFPFAIVLLIATASLIKGLISEPKIGKG
- a CDS encoding DUF294 nucleotidyltransferase-like domain-containing protein, whose product is MESEQLEVLDFLQRHLPFTALPEDTLHEVARAIDVRYFKADSSILTFGEPAHNWFIVRSGAVEIFRRDGTLYNRLTEGGHFGEAGLLQQRRQVRFPAHALEDTLLYVLPGEMFIDLFEQHEAFADLVEVEDHSRLRTVVSKSEQANELMSASVESLLVRGAVIADPTLSVSAAAARMTEEGVSSLLIIEADAPVGIITDRDIRTRAVAHSMALDKPVREIMTEQLVTVRHDHLAFEAMNIMMRNNVHHLPVLKHQQAIGVLSLSDIIRYESRNSLFVVGRIFHQQNVDDLAALTEEVQASFVRMVREDFSAKIIGSAMAAIGRSFKQRLLELGEAELGPPPIPYCFLALGSMARQEQLIVTDQDNAMILDNRFDPVRHDAYFAALAKFVSDGLARCGYPYCTGEVMATNPKWRQPLSVWQGYFKTWIESPTAASLLDSSIFFDLDGVHGRTEFAETLRVLIAKTAKGNSRFLASMARNALQRTPPIGFFKEFVVEPDGRHTRAINLKRRGTAPLTDLIRVHALAIGSRSRNSFDRVADIIKAGILPNGRGQDLHDALEFISMARARNHANEITSGQQADNSIEPDMLSDFERKSLRDAFLILGNAQKFLKFRYQPGRLN